One Triticum dicoccoides isolate Atlit2015 ecotype Zavitan chromosome 5B, WEW_v2.0, whole genome shotgun sequence genomic window carries:
- the LOC119305587 gene encoding uncharacterized protein LOC119305587 isoform X1, translated as MTSSPTSLFKRSATLISFHYRDAFELGAPTSTGSSRLRPRDLTPFVAPASLLRSSGPPRLHVASSTTPRAPRPRDRCCPCDRLRRRRPLLARATSSFHFSQMLQPDGGAQEPGDTTDDCYYPEGAYYHVTDADDQE; from the exons ATGACCTCGAGCCCCACTAGCTTATTCAAGAGGTCGGCTACGCTCATCTCCTTCCACTACAGGGACGCGTTCGAGCTCGGAGCACCTACATCAACTGGATCGAGCCGCcttcgacctcgggacctgacTCCGTTCGTCGCCCCCGCGTCGCTCCTCCGCTCCTCCGGTCCACCTCGACTCCATGTCGCTTCCTCGACCACACCACGAGCTCCGAG accccgagaccgatgttgcccctgtgatcgactacgtcgacgacgacccctccttgccagagcaaccag CTCTTTCCACTTTTCTCAgatgctgcaaccagatggtggagcccaggagccaggcgacaccaccgacgactgctactaccccgagggtgcctactaccacgtgacggacgccgacgaccaggagtag
- the LOC119305587 gene encoding uncharacterized protein LOC119305587 isoform X2, with translation MTSSPTSLFKRSATLISFHYRDAFELGAPTSTGSSRLRPRDLTPFVAPASLLRSSGPPRLHVASSTTPRAPSSFHFSQMLQPDGGAQEPGDTTDDCYYPEGAYYHVTDADDQE, from the exons ATGACCTCGAGCCCCACTAGCTTATTCAAGAGGTCGGCTACGCTCATCTCCTTCCACTACAGGGACGCGTTCGAGCTCGGAGCACCTACATCAACTGGATCGAGCCGCcttcgacctcgggacctgacTCCGTTCGTCGCCCCCGCGTCGCTCCTCCGCTCCTCCGGTCCACCTCGACTCCATGTCGCTTCCTCGACCACACCACGAGCTCCGAG CTCTTTCCACTTTTCTCAgatgctgcaaccagatggtggagcccaggagccaggcgacaccaccgacgactgctactaccccgagggtgcctactaccacgtgacggacgccgacgaccaggagtag